The following are encoded together in the Nocardioides thalensis genome:
- a CDS encoding MMPL family transporter — MSASPDNADSADRAPWIARVIVRRAGWVVLGWVALTAVLNLVVPQIEEVAARDSSAMVPEDAPSMVAVTAMGEAFGSGESESFVVVAMERTSGLRPADKQYAVRLSRELRADESNVAFVQDVRRPELLDALTSRDGEARYLLVGITGVTGAPASIRQVDAVRDVADDHRPDGLAVAVTGPTATVTDVATETEESILRITIVTIVGIGLILLVIYRSIGVMLLILTVVGLGLGLARAVTAWCGIAGVFTVSTFSGSFLTAVVLGAATDYAVFLLARYHEGRRDGLDADHAAALATSRVGAVVAGSAVTVVLATSVMALAHMGIFRTTGPAVAVSVAVNLAISLSLTPALLAIAGRRGWLEPKPSRVSGVWERVTGLVAARPGRMLVASLVPLLALAAFYPVMDKSYDLRDAQPEETESNLGYAMLDRHFPVNEVLPDYVLVEADHDLRNARDLALLERAAASAEQQPGVVLVRGITRPLGRPIEQASLSHQSGIVGERLGRAGERLEEGEDGARRLVDGAGQLSTGADRLASGSGRLAGGARQAAGGAGRIADGTGDLAAGIDRLLDGAEAAARGTGGLRAGADELAAGLDAAADQVALAVDGLGMVHDALATKSLTCGLDPACRQARDALRQIWVAERDQLLPGLRDAAAGARRLADGTGDLAEGLRRLRTGLEQARAGADRLADGQRVFAARLDDLADGASRVAGGVDQLADGAGQVAGGTEQVASSLPELRRGLQEAAAHLRRTARVGDAPAVGGFYLPPTALERQDFAAAARLYLSPDGRTARIAVLGATDAFGREAAARTVELEEAVAEAFRGTRLEGATVSTTGMASTNHDLADYSAADFRLIAICALVAVFLVLLALLRSIVAAGLLVGTVVLSYASAVGLAVLVWQVLLGQELEWTVAPIAFVILVAVGADYNLLLTKRMHEEAPDGSASGIARATIATGGVITTAGLIFAASTFAMMAATVTTVTQVGFTIGCGLLLDTFVVRSLLVPALATLLGPRLWWPQRPPGKRVAEVAAS, encoded by the coding sequence GTGTCAGCCTCCCCTGACAACGCAGACAGCGCCGACCGCGCGCCGTGGATCGCCCGCGTCATCGTCCGCCGCGCCGGCTGGGTCGTCCTGGGCTGGGTCGCGCTGACCGCGGTCCTCAACCTGGTCGTCCCGCAGATCGAGGAGGTCGCCGCGCGCGACTCCTCGGCGATGGTGCCCGAGGACGCGCCGTCGATGGTCGCGGTCACCGCGATGGGCGAGGCGTTCGGCAGCGGCGAGAGCGAGAGCTTCGTCGTGGTCGCGATGGAGCGCACGTCGGGGCTGCGGCCGGCCGACAAGCAGTACGCCGTACGGCTGTCCCGCGAGCTGCGCGCGGACGAGTCCAACGTCGCCTTCGTGCAGGACGTACGGCGACCGGAGCTGCTCGACGCGCTGACCAGCCGTGACGGCGAGGCGCGCTACCTGCTCGTCGGGATCACCGGCGTCACGGGCGCGCCCGCCTCGATCCGGCAGGTCGATGCGGTGCGCGACGTGGCCGACGACCACCGGCCCGACGGGCTCGCGGTCGCCGTCACCGGGCCGACCGCCACGGTCACCGACGTCGCGACCGAGACCGAGGAGAGCATCCTCCGGATCACGATCGTCACCATCGTCGGCATCGGGCTGATCCTGCTGGTCATCTACCGATCGATCGGCGTGATGCTCCTGATCCTCACCGTGGTCGGGCTCGGCCTCGGACTGGCGCGCGCGGTCACCGCGTGGTGCGGCATCGCGGGCGTCTTCACGGTGTCGACGTTCAGCGGTTCGTTCCTCACCGCGGTGGTCCTCGGCGCCGCGACCGACTACGCCGTCTTCCTGCTCGCGCGCTACCACGAGGGCAGGCGCGACGGCCTCGACGCGGACCACGCCGCCGCGCTGGCGACGTCGCGCGTGGGCGCGGTCGTCGCCGGGTCGGCCGTCACCGTCGTGCTCGCCACCTCGGTGATGGCGCTCGCGCACATGGGCATCTTCCGGACCACCGGACCCGCCGTCGCGGTGAGCGTCGCGGTCAACCTCGCGATCAGCCTGTCCCTCACGCCGGCGCTCCTCGCGATCGCCGGCCGCCGCGGCTGGCTGGAGCCCAAGCCGTCGCGGGTGAGCGGGGTCTGGGAGCGGGTGACCGGGCTGGTCGCGGCGCGGCCCGGCCGGATGCTCGTCGCGTCGCTGGTGCCGCTGCTGGCGCTGGCCGCGTTCTACCCGGTGATGGACAAGTCCTACGACCTTCGCGACGCGCAACCGGAGGAGACCGAGAGCAACCTCGGCTACGCGATGCTCGACCGGCACTTCCCGGTCAACGAGGTGCTGCCCGACTACGTGCTGGTCGAGGCCGACCACGACCTGCGCAACGCCCGCGACCTCGCGCTCCTCGAGCGCGCCGCCGCGTCCGCCGAGCAGCAGCCCGGCGTGGTGCTGGTCCGCGGCATCACCCGACCGCTCGGCCGGCCCATCGAGCAGGCGTCCCTCAGCCACCAGTCCGGCATCGTCGGCGAGCGGCTCGGCCGCGCGGGCGAGCGCCTCGAGGAGGGCGAGGACGGTGCCCGCCGCCTGGTCGACGGGGCCGGACAGCTCAGCACCGGCGCCGACCGGCTCGCGTCCGGCAGCGGCCGGCTCGCCGGGGGCGCCCGGCAGGCCGCGGGCGGCGCGGGGCGGATCGCCGACGGCACCGGCGACCTCGCCGCGGGCATCGACCGGCTCCTCGACGGCGCCGAGGCCGCGGCCCGCGGCACCGGCGGCCTGCGCGCCGGGGCCGACGAGCTCGCGGCCGGACTCGACGCCGCCGCCGACCAGGTCGCCCTGGCCGTCGACGGGCTCGGCATGGTCCACGACGCGCTCGCCACCAAGAGCCTCACCTGCGGCCTCGACCCCGCGTGCCGGCAGGCGCGCGACGCCCTCCGCCAGATCTGGGTCGCCGAGCGCGACCAGCTCCTGCCCGGTCTGCGCGACGCCGCGGCGGGCGCCCGGCGCCTCGCCGACGGCACCGGCGACCTCGCTGAGGGTCTCCGCCGGCTGCGGACCGGGCTCGAGCAGGCGCGAGCCGGCGCCGACCGTCTGGCCGACGGCCAGCGCGTCTTCGCCGCCCGCCTCGACGACCTCGCCGACGGCGCCTCCCGGGTCGCCGGAGGCGTCGACCAGCTGGCCGACGGCGCCGGCCAGGTCGCCGGAGGCACCGAGCAGGTCGCGAGCTCGCTGCCCGAGCTCCGTCGCGGCCTCCAGGAGGCCGCGGCCCACCTGCGCCGTACGGCGAGGGTCGGCGACGCGCCCGCTGTCGGTGGGTTCTACCTGCCGCCGACGGCGCTCGAGCGACAGGACTTCGCGGCCGCCGCCCGGCTCTACCTCTCGCCCGACGGTCGCACCGCGCGGATCGCCGTCCTCGGCGCGACCGACGCCTTCGGCCGCGAGGCAGCCGCGCGCACCGTGGAGCTCGAGGAGGCCGTGGCCGAGGCCTTCCGCGGCACCAGGCTGGAAGGCGCAACGGTCAGCACCACCGGCATGGCGAGCACCAACCACGACCTCGCCGACTACTCCGCCGCGGACTTCCGGCTGATCGCGATCTGCGCGCTGGTCGCCGTCTTCCTGGTCCTGCTGGCCCTCCTGCGCAGCATCGTGGCGGCGGGGCTCCTGGTCGGGACGGTGGTGCTGTCCTACGCCTCGGCGGTCGGGCTCGCCGTCCTCGTGTGGCAGGTGCTGCTCGGTCAAGAGCTCGAGTGGACCGTCGCGCCGATCGCCTTCGTGATCCTGGTGGCCGTGGGCGCCGACTACAACCTGCTGCTGACGAAACGGATGCACGAGGAGGCGCCGGACGGGTCGGCGTCCGGGATCGCCCGGGCGACGATCGCGACCGGCGGCGTCATCACGACCGCGGGCCTCATCTTCGCCGCCAGCACGTTCGCGATGATGGCGGCCACGGTCACCACCGTCACGCAGGTCGGGTTCACGATCGGGTGCGGCCTGCTGCTCGACACCTTCGTCGTGCGCTCGCTCCTTGTGCCGGCGCTGGCGACCCTTCTCGGACCGCGACTGTGGTGGCCGCAACGCCCGCCCGGCAAGCGCGTCGCGGAGGTGGCTGCCTCGTGA